A part of Mustela erminea isolate mMusErm1 chromosome 9, mMusErm1.Pri, whole genome shotgun sequence genomic DNA contains:
- the MRGPRD gene encoding mas-related G-protein coupled receptor member D isoform X1, producing MEPVELPPDVGVRHQSPVTLPRRTEHHVGSRMNGTMQNSYVRILPRNDSMINTPDTAPEVLSILATFVCVCGMMGNGLVVWLLSCPGQRTPFCTYILHLAVADFLFLLCTAVTLYLDPTLLAYEVMERARSFTYTTSLTLLTAISTQRCLSVLFPIWYKCRCPRHLSAVVCALLWVLSLLMNVLVSLFCREFWFSLRQCYTVDAVFSFLIMGIFTPAMTLSSVILFVWVRRSSQQWGRPQPTRLYVVILASVTMFLICALPLGISWFFLYWLDLPQNRKTLFHHMACLSSALSSGANPVIYLVVGSQGHWCLRESPGAILRRVLREEPDGEGRETPPTGTNELGA from the exons ATGGAGCCAGTGGAGCTGCCTCCAGACGTTGGAGTTAGGCACCAGAGCCCGGTCACCCTTCCCCGAAGGACTGAGCACCATGTCGGGAGCAG GATGAACGGGACTATGCAGAACTCCTATGTCCGGATACTCCCCCGAAATGACTCCATGATAAACACACCGGACACCGCTCCTGAGGTGCTGAGCATCCTGGCCACGTTCGTCTGCGTGTGCGGCATGATGGGCAATGGCCTGGTGGTCTGGCTGCTGAGCTGCCCGGGGCAGAGGACCCCGTTCTGCACGTACATCCTCCACCTGGCCGTGGCtgacttcctcttcctcctctgcacgGCCGTCACCCTCTATCTCGACCCGACCCTGCTGGCCTATGAGGTGATGGAGAGAGCGAGGTCCTTCACCTACACCACCAGCCTGACCCTCCTGACGGCCATCAGCACGCAGCGCTGCCTGTCTGTCCTCTTCCCCATCTGGTACAAGTGTCGCTGCCCCCGGCACCTGTCAGCCGTGGTGTGTGCCCTGCTCTGGGTGCTGTCCCTCCTGATGAACGTGCTGGTCTCGCTCTTCTGCAGGGAGTTCTGGTTCAGCCTAAGGCAGTGTTACACGGTGGACGCcgtcttcagtttcctcatcatgGGGATCTTCACCCCAGCGATGACCCTGTCCAGCGTGATCCTCTTCGTGTGGGTGCGGAGGAGCTCACAGCAGTGGGGGCGGCCGCAGCCCACACGGCTGTACGTGGTCATCCTGGCCTCTGTCACGATGTTCCTCATCTGTGCCCTGCCTCTCGGCATCAGCTGGTTCTTCCTCTATTGGCTGGACCTGCCCCAGAACCGGAAGACTCTTTTCCACCACATGGCCTGCCTCTCCTCGGCCCTGAGCAGCGGTGCCAATCCTGTCATCTACCTCGTGGTGGGCAGCCAGGGACACTGGTGCTTGCGGGAGTCCCCGGGGGCCATACTCCGCAGGGTGCTGAGGGAGGAGCCtgacggggaggggagggagacaccCCCCACCGGCACCAACGAGCTGGGGGCCTGA
- the MRGPRF gene encoding mas-related G-protein coupled receptor member F isoform X2 produces MREKCAGQRTESRAMRSLDSPGREMVGNCSWEAHPGSRSKMCPDVSEAPELYSRGFLTIKQITMLPPPAIMNYIFLLLCLCGLVGNGLVLWFFGFSIKRSPFSVYFLHLAGADVGYLFSKAVFSILNTGGFLGTFADYIRAVTRVVGLCTFVAGVSLLPAVSSERCLSVVFPVWYWRRRPKRLSAVVCALLWTLSLLVTSIHHYCCVFLASRGSGSACGHMDTFLGILLFLVFCPLMVLPCLLLILHVECRARRRQRSAKLNHVILAMVSVFLVSSIYLGIDWFLFWVFQIPAPFPEYITDLCICIHSSAKPVVYFLAGRDKSQRLWEPLQVVFQRALRDGAELGEAGGGTPNTVTMEMQCPTGNAS; encoded by the exons ATGCGC GAGAAGTGTGCGGGCCAGCGCACAGAGAGCAGAGCCATGAGAAGTCTGGACTCACCAGGCCGGGAGATGGTGGGGAACTGTTCCTGGGAGGCCCATCCGGGCAGCCGGAGTAAG ATGTGTCCTGACGTGAGTGAGGCCCCCGAGCTCTACAGCCGCGGCTTCCTGACCATCAAGCAGATCACCATGCTGCCGCCACCCGCCATCATGAACTACATCTTCCTGCTCCTCTGTCTGTGTGGCCTGGTGGGCAACGGGCTGGTCCTCTGGTTTTTCGGCTTCTCCATCAAGCGGAGCCCCTTCTCCGTGTACTTCCTGCACCTGGCCGGCGCCGATGTCGGCTACCTCTTCAGCAAGGCTGTGTTTTCCATCCTGAACACGGGCGGCTTCCTGGGCACATTCGCCGACTACATCCGCGCCGTGACCAGGGTCGTGGGGCTCTGCACGTTCGTGGCCGGCGTGAGCCTCCTGCCCGCCGTGAGCTCGGAGCGCTGCCTGTCCGTCGTCTTCCCCGTCTGGTACTGGCGCCGCCGGCCCAAGCGCCTGTCGGCCGTGGTGTGCGCCCTGCTCTGGACCCTGTCGCTCCTGGTCACCAGCATCCACCACTACTGCTGCGTGTTCCTGGCCTCGCGGGGCTCCGGCAGCGCCTGTGGGCACATGGACACCTTCCTGGGCATCCTGCTGTTCCTCGTCTTCTGCCCGCTCATGGTGCTGCCCTGTCTGCTGCTCATCCTGCACGTGGAATGCCGGGCCCGGCGGCGCCAGCGCTCTGCCAAGCTCAACCACGTCATCCTGGCCATGGTGTCCGTGTTTCTCGTGTCCTCCATCTACCTGGGGATCGACTGGTTCCTCTTCTGGGTCTTCCAGATCCCGGCCCCCTTCCCTGAGTACATCACCGACCTCTGCATCTGCATCCACAGCAGCGCCAAGCCCGTCGTCTACTTCCTGGCGGGGAGGGACAAGTCCCAGCGGCTGTGGGAGCCTCTCCAGGTGGTCTTCCAGCGGGCCCTGCGGGATGGCGCCGAGCTGGGGGAAGCCGGGGGCGGCACGCCCAACACGGTCACCATGGAAATGCAATGCCCCACTGGGAACGCGTCCTGA
- the MRGPRF gene encoding mas-related G-protein coupled receptor member F isoform X1 → MPQARQEKSSEHTRDTYPWKRPAEEKCAGQRTESRAMRSLDSPGREMVGNCSWEAHPGSRSKMCPDVSEAPELYSRGFLTIKQITMLPPPAIMNYIFLLLCLCGLVGNGLVLWFFGFSIKRSPFSVYFLHLAGADVGYLFSKAVFSILNTGGFLGTFADYIRAVTRVVGLCTFVAGVSLLPAVSSERCLSVVFPVWYWRRRPKRLSAVVCALLWTLSLLVTSIHHYCCVFLASRGSGSACGHMDTFLGILLFLVFCPLMVLPCLLLILHVECRARRRQRSAKLNHVILAMVSVFLVSSIYLGIDWFLFWVFQIPAPFPEYITDLCICIHSSAKPVVYFLAGRDKSQRLWEPLQVVFQRALRDGAELGEAGGGTPNTVTMEMQCPTGNAS, encoded by the exons ATGCCCCAGGCAAGGCAGGAGAAAAGCTCAGAACACACTAGGGACACCTACCCATGGAAGCGACCCGCAGAG GAGAAGTGTGCGGGCCAGCGCACAGAGAGCAGAGCCATGAGAAGTCTGGACTCACCAGGCCGGGAGATGGTGGGGAACTGTTCCTGGGAGGCCCATCCGGGCAGCCGGAGTAAG ATGTGTCCTGACGTGAGTGAGGCCCCCGAGCTCTACAGCCGCGGCTTCCTGACCATCAAGCAGATCACCATGCTGCCGCCACCCGCCATCATGAACTACATCTTCCTGCTCCTCTGTCTGTGTGGCCTGGTGGGCAACGGGCTGGTCCTCTGGTTTTTCGGCTTCTCCATCAAGCGGAGCCCCTTCTCCGTGTACTTCCTGCACCTGGCCGGCGCCGATGTCGGCTACCTCTTCAGCAAGGCTGTGTTTTCCATCCTGAACACGGGCGGCTTCCTGGGCACATTCGCCGACTACATCCGCGCCGTGACCAGGGTCGTGGGGCTCTGCACGTTCGTGGCCGGCGTGAGCCTCCTGCCCGCCGTGAGCTCGGAGCGCTGCCTGTCCGTCGTCTTCCCCGTCTGGTACTGGCGCCGCCGGCCCAAGCGCCTGTCGGCCGTGGTGTGCGCCCTGCTCTGGACCCTGTCGCTCCTGGTCACCAGCATCCACCACTACTGCTGCGTGTTCCTGGCCTCGCGGGGCTCCGGCAGCGCCTGTGGGCACATGGACACCTTCCTGGGCATCCTGCTGTTCCTCGTCTTCTGCCCGCTCATGGTGCTGCCCTGTCTGCTGCTCATCCTGCACGTGGAATGCCGGGCCCGGCGGCGCCAGCGCTCTGCCAAGCTCAACCACGTCATCCTGGCCATGGTGTCCGTGTTTCTCGTGTCCTCCATCTACCTGGGGATCGACTGGTTCCTCTTCTGGGTCTTCCAGATCCCGGCCCCCTTCCCTGAGTACATCACCGACCTCTGCATCTGCATCCACAGCAGCGCCAAGCCCGTCGTCTACTTCCTGGCGGGGAGGGACAAGTCCCAGCGGCTGTGGGAGCCTCTCCAGGTGGTCTTCCAGCGGGCCCTGCGGGATGGCGCCGAGCTGGGGGAAGCCGGGGGCGGCACGCCCAACACGGTCACCATGGAAATGCAATGCCCCACTGGGAACGCGTCCTGA
- the MRGPRD gene encoding mas-related G-protein coupled receptor member D isoform X2, with product MNGTMQNSYVRILPRNDSMINTPDTAPEVLSILATFVCVCGMMGNGLVVWLLSCPGQRTPFCTYILHLAVADFLFLLCTAVTLYLDPTLLAYEVMERARSFTYTTSLTLLTAISTQRCLSVLFPIWYKCRCPRHLSAVVCALLWVLSLLMNVLVSLFCREFWFSLRQCYTVDAVFSFLIMGIFTPAMTLSSVILFVWVRRSSQQWGRPQPTRLYVVILASVTMFLICALPLGISWFFLYWLDLPQNRKTLFHHMACLSSALSSGANPVIYLVVGSQGHWCLRESPGAILRRVLREEPDGEGRETPPTGTNELGA from the coding sequence ATGAACGGGACTATGCAGAACTCCTATGTCCGGATACTCCCCCGAAATGACTCCATGATAAACACACCGGACACCGCTCCTGAGGTGCTGAGCATCCTGGCCACGTTCGTCTGCGTGTGCGGCATGATGGGCAATGGCCTGGTGGTCTGGCTGCTGAGCTGCCCGGGGCAGAGGACCCCGTTCTGCACGTACATCCTCCACCTGGCCGTGGCtgacttcctcttcctcctctgcacgGCCGTCACCCTCTATCTCGACCCGACCCTGCTGGCCTATGAGGTGATGGAGAGAGCGAGGTCCTTCACCTACACCACCAGCCTGACCCTCCTGACGGCCATCAGCACGCAGCGCTGCCTGTCTGTCCTCTTCCCCATCTGGTACAAGTGTCGCTGCCCCCGGCACCTGTCAGCCGTGGTGTGTGCCCTGCTCTGGGTGCTGTCCCTCCTGATGAACGTGCTGGTCTCGCTCTTCTGCAGGGAGTTCTGGTTCAGCCTAAGGCAGTGTTACACGGTGGACGCcgtcttcagtttcctcatcatgGGGATCTTCACCCCAGCGATGACCCTGTCCAGCGTGATCCTCTTCGTGTGGGTGCGGAGGAGCTCACAGCAGTGGGGGCGGCCGCAGCCCACACGGCTGTACGTGGTCATCCTGGCCTCTGTCACGATGTTCCTCATCTGTGCCCTGCCTCTCGGCATCAGCTGGTTCTTCCTCTATTGGCTGGACCTGCCCCAGAACCGGAAGACTCTTTTCCACCACATGGCCTGCCTCTCCTCGGCCCTGAGCAGCGGTGCCAATCCTGTCATCTACCTCGTGGTGGGCAGCCAGGGACACTGGTGCTTGCGGGAGTCCCCGGGGGCCATACTCCGCAGGGTGCTGAGGGAGGAGCCtgacggggaggggagggagacaccCCCCACCGGCACCAACGAGCTGGGGGCCTGA